From Cyprinus carpio isolate SPL01 chromosome A7, ASM1834038v1, whole genome shotgun sequence, a single genomic window includes:
- the LOC122145797 gene encoding probable H/ACA ribonucleoprotein complex subunit 1 encodes MRGNIGDTWNTWKDVQNQQTLTERTRAFKHDDLGRTRHTWNQINTINGRQKEEHSRTQGTAIIAAHGGADGGRSHGGGMAAHSRGLTNGGGAGGGGARGGDGEPKSQGDTEDPGGQGRAEGSGDQGRDPEIRGGAGATEDQGGAGGRKQPNRAGGME; translated from the coding sequence GGGAACATAGGAGacacatggaacacatggaagGACGTTCAGAACCAACAAACACTGACCGAAAGGACTAGGGCTTTTAAACACGATGATTTGGGAagaactagacacacctggaatcaaattaacacaatcaatGGGAGACAGAAGGAGGAGCACAGCAGGACCCAGGGCACAGCCATAATAGcggcccacggtggagccgatggtgggaggagccatggaggaggtaTGGCAGCCCACTCCAGGGGGCTGACCAATGgcggtggagcaggtggaggaggagcccgaggcggagatGGAGAGCCAAAGAGCCAGGGTGATACCGAGGATCCGGGGGGCCAGGGTCGAGCTGAGGGCTCTGGCGACCAAGGCAGAGATCCAGAGATCCGTGGCGGAGCCGGAgcgactgaggaccaaggtggagctggcgggaGGAAGCAGCCCAACAGAGCCGGTGGGATGGAGTGA